Below is a window of Cryobacterium sp. PAMC25264 DNA.
CGGAACAGCGTCTCGTCGGCGTCGAGGCTGCCCGGCACCCGGATGCCCGGCGTGCGGCGCACCGTCCCGGTCAGGGCCGGATCGGTGGCCAGGGCTCGGTCGATGGCCTGGGCATCCGCGTCGAGGTCGAAGAGCCGGCGCACCCGGCTCACCAAGGGTGCGAGGTCGGCGAGGCTGCTCAACCGGGCCGTGCAGGAGATGGCGGGAGAGTCGACGGTGCCGGCCAGTGCGAGCTGCAGGGTCGCCCAGCCGTGCGGGAGGCGCAGGGTGCGCTCGTACCCGTCCGCCGTGCGGCGCTCGACCCCGGCCACGGCGCGCACGCCCAGGAAGTCCAACAGGCCCTGTCCGTCGAAGGGGGCGCGGGCGGGCAGCAGCAGACTGATCCGGGAGCCGGCGTCCGTCTGGCCGGTCGCTCTGCCCGCCCTCTCGCCGACCCGCTCGTCGGCTCCGGCGGTGGCCGTGCCGCCGACGCGGGCGTTGGCGCTTGCCGTGCTGGAACCGGAGCCGGCCCGCCCGCCGGACGACCGCGCGCCGGCTCGCAGGGCCGACGGGGTGCGTTCATAGACGGCGGCGATGGTCTCGTTGAACTGGCGGATGCTGCCGAAGCCCGCCGCGAACGCCACATCGGTGATGGGCAGGTGCGTGCTCGTGAGCAGCACCCGGGCGGTCTGGGCTCGGTGGGCGCGGGCCAGGGCGAGCGGCCCCGCGCCCACCTCGGCCACGAGCACCCGGGTGAGGTGGCGTGGGGTGTAGCCGAGCCGGCCGGCCAGCCCGGGCACGCCCTCCCGTTCCACTGTGCCGTCGCCGATCAGCCGCATGGCCCGGGCGGCAAGGTCGTCGCGGACGTTCCACTCCGGAGAACCGGGAACGGCGTCGGGAAGGCAGCGCTTGCACGCGCGCAGTCCCGCCTCATGGGCGGCCGCGGCGGTGAGGTAGAACGAGACATTGCCCGGCTTGGGCGTCATGGCCGGACAGCTCGGTCGGCAGTAAATGCCCGTGGAGTGCACTCCGGTGATGAACTGGCCGTCGAAGCGGGCATCCCGCGACGACATGGCGCGGTACCGTTCGGCGAACACGGGGTCGTCGCCGTGCTGTCCGGGGATGAAGGTGGGTTCGGTCACCCCTCCAGACTGGCAGTGTCCCGGCGCGCACGGTAGCGGGAATCGGACACCACCGTGACGGTCCGGCGTCTCGGCTGGAAGCCCGGCCGGATCCCCGGCAGGAGTGCACCGGTCATCGTAAGCTGGCGTCATGACCCTCGACCCGGCCGGGCAGCCCTTCCCGGTGCCCGCTCAGAGCCCCGTGCCCGCCCAGAATCCCGTGCCCGCCCAGAGCGCGCCCATCCAGAGCGCGGTCTGGAGTTCCCCGGTGCGCCGCACCAACGTCAGCACGATCGTGTGGGCGACCATCGGCATCGTCCTGGCCGCCCTTGCCCTGATACTGGTAATGGTCTACCTCTCCACCTTCCTGGGCCCCGGCGCCCTGCTGGTCTGCCTGGTGCTCGCTCTGGTCCCGCTCACCCTGGTGATCCTGGCTGTGCGCTGGATCGACCGCTGGGAGCCGGAGCCGCGGCCGGCGCTGTGGTTCGCGTTCCTCTGGGGAGCCGGTGTGTCCATCGTGACGGCGCTGGTGTTCGATCTCGGCGTGCAGATCGTGGTCGCCACCAGCGGGGTGGCCCGGCCGGAAGGTGACTTCGTTGCGGCCGTCATCCAGGCCCCGCTCGTGGAGGAAGCCGCGAAGGGCTTCGGCATCCTGCTGCTGTTCTGGGTGATCAGGGGGCAGTTCAACGGGCCCATCGACGGGGTCGTCTACGCGGCCATGATCGCCGCCGGATTCGCCTTCTCGGAGAATATCCAGTACTTCGGTGTGGCGATGCTCGACGGCGGCCTGACCGACCTGGGCGTCACGTTCCTGCTGCGCGGGGTGATCTCCCCGTTCGCTCATGTGCTCTTCACGGCGTGCACGGGACTGGCCATCGGGTTCGCCGCCCGCCGGGCGAGTGGGTCGCGTTATCTGGCCCTGGTCTTCCTCGGCCTTGCCGCGGCCGTGCTGCTGCACGCGATCTGGAACGGCGCGTTCTACTTCCTCACCGACGATGCCTCCCTGGTGGGCTACTACTTCCTGGTGCAGGTTCCGCTGTTCATCGGCGCGATCCTGGTGGTGGCCATGCTGCGCCGCCAGGAGGAACGGCTCACCCTCCGGCGGCTCGGGGACTATGCCGCGGTCGGGTGGTTCACCGCGGCTGAGGTGGAGATGCTGGCCACCCCGCGGGGCCGTCGGCAGGCGCGCGCCTGGGCGGCCGCGCAGCCGCAGGCCCGCCGTCTCGCGATGAACCGCTTCATCGTGGATGCAGCCCGGCTGGCCTCGGTGCGCCAGCGCCTGGTGAGCGCCGAGACGCATCCGTCTCGGCGGCCCGCCGCGCCGGCCACGCGCCAGCGACCCGACACCGACACCGCCGAGGAAGCCCGGCTTCTCGGCCTGCTGATGCGGGACCGTGCCGAGGTGATCGGCTGACCTGGCGGCCGACGGCGGGAACGAGAAAACTCGCCGCCCGGTGGTGTGGCACTGCCGACAACTCTCCCGGTGCGACGAGTTTCTATGGGATAAGCATGCGCCCCGACATCGCGTTCGCGCAAGGGGGAATTTCTCGGTGTGCGTCTGGGCCCGGAATCCGATTGGATGGACTCATGACTGATCTGAACTCCAAGCCCGAACTCGACTTCCCGGAGGGCCCCGCGCCCGAACAGCTCGACATCGTTGACATCGTCGTCGGTGACGGCGCCGAGGCCGCCCCCGGCGCGACCGTCGACGTGCACTACCTCGGTGTCGAGTACGACACCGGCGAAGAATTCGACTCCTCCTGGAACCGGGGCCAGTCGATCAACTTCCCGCTCGGTTCCCTCATCGCCGGCTGGCAGCAGGGGATCCCCGGCATGAAGGTCGGCGGCCGGCGCAAGCTCACCGTTCCTGCGCACCTGGCCTACGGCCCCGCCGGCTCCGGTCACCGCCTCTCCGGCAAGACCCTGATCTTCGTGATCGACCTGCTCGGCGTGAGCTAAGACCTTTCCACACGCACCTGCTTGATTCGTCAGTGGTGGCCCCGGAGAATGCCGACGGCGCTCCGGGGCACCCCGACGCGATGCCCGTCCACGTGCACCGTCTGCGCGGATACCGCCATGACCTGCCATTCTGACGGAGCTGGCTGACCGGTGTGAGTACCGGCTCAGACGCTCGCGTTCCACGGTGCCGCGCGCCGATAATGGGTCATGATCACAATCGACTGCGCCCGGGCCTTGCAGCAGGCAGGGCTGCGCTGGCACCCGGCATCCGGCGACTCCTTCCGCATCGAGCGGCCCGGCTTCGACTCCGAGGTCTTCACGGTCAGCGAGATGACCATCGAGGCCCACGAATTCGACACCGGAACCATCCTGGGCTTCAACGGCACCACTGAGTGGGCGCTCGATTCCCTCGCTCTCGAGGATGCGCTCTGGCTGCCCCGCGAAGATCAGCTTCGTTCCCTGCTGCGCGGGACCTTCCGTTCCCTGCACCGGCTCGACGACGAACGCTACCGGGTCAGCGTGCACGTGCGCGGCGCCGACGAGGTGTTCGAGGCGCCAACGCCGGCGGATGCCTACGGCGACGCGGTGCTCATGCTCATCGGGCTGTCGGGCGCAGAACAGGCCACCCCGGCCGTGGCCGACGAGCCCGGCGACTCGGGCGACTGAGCCGGCGCGGGGGCTGGCCCAGCCGGCCGGGCAGGAGAGTCGGTCAGTAGCGCTCGGGCTCGGGCTCCAGCGCGAAGCGGCGTCCGGTGACCTCGGTGGGCGTGACCTCCACCCAGATGTATTTGAGGGTGGGCACCAGAGGGTGCAGCGGCAACGCGTTCGCGGCGTCGATCTCGGCCTGGGTGTCGAGCACCCGGGCGATGCCCTTCACCACGACGCTCCAGGCATCCGATCGGCCGATCGCGTCGGTCTCCAGGACCACCTTGTTATTCACGGTGAGGGCGAGCAACTTGGTGCCCTCCGCGGTGCGGAACAGCAGACGCTGATCGGCCGCGACGAAGTTGAGCGGAAAGATCTCGATGTCGTCGGCGACGGCCGCCGCGAGCCGGCCGAAGCTCGAGGAGAGCAGCAGCTCCCAGCACTCGTCGTCGCTGAGAACCTGAACCGGATCAAGGTCGTTGTTGTCCATGCTTCATAGTCCCACTTTGCGGTCCACTCGGCGAGTGCCGCCGAGTGGACCGCGGCGTGTTGCCCTAGCCGAGGGGCGTGGGGCGCTCTGCGAGGGTGTTACGGCCGTCGGACCGGTCTGAACGGCGGCCGAGCAGCATGATCGCGAGCAGGATGCCGCCGATCAGCAGGGCTCCACCGGCAACCAGGAAGACCGGCACGGCATCCGTGCCGGTGGCGGCCAGTTCACCGCCGTTGCCCGTGCCGCCGCCCGGGGGAACCGGCAGCAGCGGGCTCACCGGGCTGGTCGGGGTGGGCGTGGGGGGCGTACTGGTGGGCGGTGTGGTGGTCGCCGGCGGTGTGGTGGCCGGAGGCGTGGTTCCCGGCGGCGTCGTGCCGGGGGGTGTGGTGGCCGGCGGGGTGGTCGGGCCGGGTGTCGGCGTCGGCGTGGGGGTAGGTGTGCCGACCGGGGGAACAACCGTGCCCGCCGGGTACACAGTGTGGGTCAGCGAGGCAGAGCAGGTGACGAACGCGCCGCCGCCGTTGGCCGAACCGATGCACTGGTTGATCGAGACCGGCAGGGCCGTGCTGGCGGTGGACGGGGCCACGGTGCACGTCACACGGCCGGGCGTTCCGCCGCCGCGTCCCGAGGAGTTGCACTGGGTGATGGTGGCGCTGGTGGTCAGCTGCACGGGGGCGCAGTTGAGGGCCGGGTCGCCACCGCCGTCGCCGGCGCTGTCGCCGCACTGGTTGACCGTGGCGGTCGCCAGCGTCGTGTCGCCGATGATGTTGTTGACCACCGTGACCCGGCAGACCACGGTGCCGCCACCGCCGTTGCCGGAGCCGTTGCACTGGTCGACCACCGTCGTGGCGGTGGGGAAGCTCGTGGGGAGCACCGTGCACAGGACGGCGTCGTTCGCGGCGCCGATGCAGGTGCGCACGACGATGGTCGAGCTCGAGACGCCGGTTGACACGTCCAGTGTGTTGGTCACCGTGACATCGCACTCGATACCCTGACCGCCGACATTTTGGATGCCGTTGCACTGGGTGACCGAGCCGGGCACGGGTTCCGCGGACGCGGGTGCCGGGGTGGTGCCGAGGATCGCGGTCGCGGCGAGCACCAGGCCGAAGGCGATGGTGAGGCCCCGGCGGAGGACGGTGCCCGGTCAGCCGGGGTGCTGGCGGGCCGGTGCCGAGGAGACGCCGGCGTCGATCTCAGAAACGGATGAGCGAGGTGATGGTGACGCAGCCATGAGGGCCCCCTAGGAACGCGGGAAGTCAGCACCCCCCCGTTCAGGTGACTTTATCAGCGCGTTCGCCGGCGATAGCTGGCGATATGTTACGGAGTTCTGACGTCGACCCGGGCGGGTCCGTGATCCGCTCGGCTGTTCCCCCGCGACTGACCCGCCGGGATGCCGATGGTGCTGCGACGCTCAGTGGTCGCTGACGGCTCGAACGCGGTCCACCAGGTCCTTCCAGGCGCCCTGCACCTGGGGTTCGGCGAGCACGACCTCGTGTGGTGCGCAGCGGATGCGGTAGACGTAGCGGTCGGGCTCGGGGGCGGTGCCCTCGGTTTCGTCCCACGGCAGGGTGTCGAGGAACTGCATCCAGGCCGCCGCATCCGGCTGTTCGTCGACCTGCACGTCCCAGGTGACCCGGAGCCCGGCGATGCCCCCACTGCGTGAGACGACGACCTTCATGGCCCTATGGTACGTCCGGGAACGCCTTGGCAGGGGATATCGAGCCGATCGGGAGAGCCTTCCCAGCGGCGCCGCGGACGGTGGCCGCTCGATGCCGGCTCAGGAGGCGGCTCGCAGCGGACCGAGCGTGACGCCCACGCCGTCCCATCCGGCCAGCACGGCGTCGTGTTCGACCGATCCCTCGCCGTAACGGGCGGAGGCCGCCGTGGCCGTGGCGCGGGCGAACCCGGCGAAGTCGATCGTGGAGGTCAGGCCGGACCCGGTGAGGGTGTCGTACCAGATCTGGCCCGGGGCCTCCCAGGCTTTGCCGCCGAGCGCCTCGGCCACCAGGTAGAAGGCTCGGTTGGGGATGCCGGAGTTCAGGTGCACCCCGCCGTAGTCCTCCTCGGTCTCCACGTAGCCCGACATCGATGCCGGCTGCGGGTCGGCGCCCAGGACATCGTCGTCGTACGCCGTGCCCGGCGCCTTCATCGAGCGGAGCGCCTGGCCCTGCACCTGCTCCGTGAACAGGCCCGCGCCGATCAGCCAACTCGCCGACGCGGCATCCTGACCGGTGGCGAACTGCTCGACCAGGACGCCGAACACATCGGAGACCGACTCGTTGAGGGCGCCGGACTGGCCCTGGTAGGCCAGGTTCGCGCTGAACTGGGTGACACCGTGGGTGAGCTCGTGCGCGATCACGCTCAGAGAGATGGTGAACCGGTTGAAAACCTCACCGTCACCGTCGCCGAACACCATGCGCTCGCCATCCCAGAACGCGTTGTCGTATTCGCGTCCGTAGTGCACCGTGGCGTCGAGCGGCAGGCCGCGGCCGTCGATGGAATCGCGTTGGTACCGCCGCCAGAACAGGTCGTGGGTGTCACCGAGGCCGGCGAAGGCCTCGTTGACCGCCACATCGGCGACGGGCGGCTGACCCTCGGTGCGCACCACCCGGCCGGGCAGTGTCTGCAGGTGCAGCGCATCGCTGATGGTGCGGTGGGTGACACCGGGAACGGCCCTGGCCGACGGTCTGGGCAGGGCGGCGGTGCGGCGTTCTGTCGCGCGCAGGCCCCGGAGCGGGGCGTCCAGCCCGAGCGACCGCTTCGCCGCTTCGGACGCGGCGGAGAAGCGCGGGTCCTCGGCCTCGGCCAGCCGGGCGAGAATGTACGGCGGAACGATGCCGCAGCGCACCGGTTGGACGAACGGGACGGGGCTCTGAGTGTGGTCTGTGCCTGTCATGCGGAGAGTCTGGCAGCACGGACCGACATCCGCATCAGTCGGCGCGAGGGGATGGTCACATCGCCGCCCAGCCGCCGTCAGAGGTCAACACGATGCCGGTCACATTGGCCGAATCGGTGCTCGCGAGCCAGGTGATGGCCGCGGCGAGCTGTTCAGCAGTGGCCACCGGAGGCAGCACATGCTGGAAGACAGGACCGAGCACCGTGCCGGCCAGGGCCGAGAGCATCGGTGCCTCGATATTGGTCTGCACGCCGCCCGGCGCCACGGCGTTGCACCGGACGCCTTGTGCCGAATACATCACCGAGGTGTTGCGAGTGAGGCCGATCACGGCATGCTTGGACGCCGTGTAGGCCGCTCCGGCGGCGCCTCCCCGTAGGCCGGCCTCCGACGAGACGTTGACGATCGACCCACCGCCGCCCGCGACCATGACAGGCAAGGCCGCCCGGATCAGCCGCATGATCCCGGTGACGTTGATGCCGAACACGCGATCCCAGGTGGCGTCGTCGACTTCGCCGACGGGCAGGAAGCCGTCCATGATGCCTGCGACGTTCGCCACGACGTCGATGCGCCCGTTCGCCGCGTCGACCAGGCGGGTGGCCGTGTCCTCGTGGCTGATGTCGCCGTCGACCGTGACGATGTCGAGGTCTGGGTACTGGTCGATGAGCTCCTGGAGTCGCGAGGGAACGACGTCGCCGGCGATCACCCGGGCACCCTCGTGCGCGAGGCGCACGGCCGTGGCCTTGCCGATCCCGGAGCCGGCTCCGGTGACGATGGCGGTCTGGCCGGCGAACCGGTCCGGGGTCAGTGTGGAAACCATCGGGTGCTCCTTTGCAATCCGAAAACGGCCGCCTGCCGGCCGAGATATGGCGTGTGGTTGTACCGCGAACGCACCATTCATAGCACCGTCCGCCCGGCACGGCGCGGGGTGGGCGGATGCGGACGGCGCCGGTGTCAGGGCCCCTTTGTAGACTGCGGGTATGCGCCACGGAATCGTCATCCTGCCCCAGTACGACTGGCCGGAGGCTCGCCGCCGGTGGCAGGGCGCCGAAGAGTACGGGTTCCAGCACGCCTGGACCTACGACCACCTGTCCTGGCGCAGCCTCGCCGACCAACCGTG
It encodes the following:
- a CDS encoding pyridoxamine 5'-phosphate oxidase family protein, whose product is MDNNDLDPVQVLSDDECWELLLSSSFGRLAAAVADDIEIFPLNFVAADQRLLFRTAEGTKLLALTVNNKVVLETDAIGRSDAWSVVVKGIARVLDTQAEIDAANALPLHPLVPTLKYIWVEVTPTEVTGRRFALEPEPERY
- a CDS encoding FKBP-type peptidyl-prolyl cis-trans isomerase, whose translation is MTDLNSKPELDFPEGPAPEQLDIVDIVVGDGAEAAPGATVDVHYLGVEYDTGEEFDSSWNRGQSINFPLGSLIAGWQQGIPGMKVGGRRKLTVPAHLAYGPAGSGHRLSGKTLIFVIDLLGVS
- a CDS encoding DNA-3-methyladenine glycosylase 2 family protein — protein: MTEPTFIPGQHGDDPVFAERYRAMSSRDARFDGQFITGVHSTGIYCRPSCPAMTPKPGNVSFYLTAAAAHEAGLRACKRCLPDAVPGSPEWNVRDDLAARAMRLIGDGTVEREGVPGLAGRLGYTPRHLTRVLVAEVGAGPLALARAHRAQTARVLLTSTHLPITDVAFAAGFGSIRQFNETIAAVYERTPSALRAGARSSGGRAGSGSSTASANARVGGTATAGADERVGERAGRATGQTDAGSRISLLLPARAPFDGQGLLDFLGVRAVAGVERRTADGYERTLRLPHGWATLQLALAGTVDSPAISCTARLSSLADLAPLVSRVRRLFDLDADAQAIDRALATDPALTGTVRRTPGIRVPGSLDADETLFRALLGQQVSVASARTALGRLTAALGDPLPGGGEPADPAPGGTAPDSTAADGAAREHPAPVDPTLAPALLFPTADRIAEHGREVLRGPAARIDTIVHVAEALASGELRLDVGESRNDLQARLIALPGIGPWTAGYVAMRVLGSPDILLTSDLALRQGAERLGLPARAGDLAGHGGRWAPWRSYAGMHLWRAAGAVPRPAGSPGPSEMGAAPLR
- a CDS encoding protealysin inhibitor emfourin — protein: MKVVVSRSGGIAGLRVTWDVQVDEQPDAAAWMQFLDTLPWDETEGTAPEPDRYVYRIRCAPHEVVLAEPQVQGAWKDLVDRVRAVSDH
- a CDS encoding PrsW family intramembrane metalloprotease, which gives rise to MTLDPAGQPFPVPAQSPVPAQNPVPAQSAPIQSAVWSSPVRRTNVSTIVWATIGIVLAALALILVMVYLSTFLGPGALLVCLVLALVPLTLVILAVRWIDRWEPEPRPALWFAFLWGAGVSIVTALVFDLGVQIVVATSGVARPEGDFVAAVIQAPLVEEAAKGFGILLLFWVIRGQFNGPIDGVVYAAMIAAGFAFSENIQYFGVAMLDGGLTDLGVTFLLRGVISPFAHVLFTACTGLAIGFAARRASGSRYLALVFLGLAAAVLLHAIWNGAFYFLTDDASLVGYYFLVQVPLFIGAILVVAMLRRQEERLTLRRLGDYAAVGWFTAAEVEMLATPRGRRQARAWAAAQPQARRLAMNRFIVDAARLASVRQRLVSAETHPSRRPAAPATRQRPDTDTAEEARLLGLLMRDRAEVIG
- a CDS encoding M4 family metallopeptidase is translated as MTGTDHTQSPVPFVQPVRCGIVPPYILARLAEAEDPRFSAASEAAKRSLGLDAPLRGLRATERRTAALPRPSARAVPGVTHRTISDALHLQTLPGRVVRTEGQPPVADVAVNEAFAGLGDTHDLFWRRYQRDSIDGRGLPLDATVHYGREYDNAFWDGERMVFGDGDGEVFNRFTISLSVIAHELTHGVTQFSANLAYQGQSGALNESVSDVFGVLVEQFATGQDAASASWLIGAGLFTEQVQGQALRSMKAPGTAYDDDVLGADPQPASMSGYVETEEDYGGVHLNSGIPNRAFYLVAEALGGKAWEAPGQIWYDTLTGSGLTSTIDFAGFARATATAASARYGEGSVEHDAVLAGWDGVGVTLGPLRAAS
- a CDS encoding SDR family NAD(P)-dependent oxidoreductase gives rise to the protein MVSTLTPDRFAGQTAIVTGAGSGIGKATAVRLAHEGARVIAGDVVPSRLQELIDQYPDLDIVTVDGDISHEDTATRLVDAANGRIDVVANVAGIMDGFLPVGEVDDATWDRVFGINVTGIMRLIRAALPVMVAGGGGSIVNVSSEAGLRGGAAGAAYTASKHAVIGLTRNTSVMYSAQGVRCNAVAPGGVQTNIEAPMLSALAGTVLGPVFQHVLPPVATAEQLAAAITWLASTDSANVTGIVLTSDGGWAAM